TTGTTCAGCGAGTCTTTGTCTCTCTTGCCGGTTCCTTGGCAGATTGGAAGCCAACTGCAAGTGGGCCTGCGTTTCGGAACTGGCTTGGTCGCATCGCTAAAAACGCGATTCTTAATGCGCTTGCGCGAGCAAAACCGGACCAGGCTGCTGGTTCTACCACGGTCAATGACTTGCTGAATGATTGGCCTGCCGATTCGGCAAGTGAAGAAGATCTACTTCGTGAAAGTCGCTTGCAGGCCTTTCGCTGGGCTACGGAGCAAATCGAAGGTGAATTTAATGAACCTACCTGGTTTATGTTTCAGGAGACGGCGATCAAAGGGCGTCCTGTTGCCGAAGTCGCCGGCCAGGTAGGTAAATCGGCTGGGGCGGTTTATATCGCCCGTTGTCGTGTGATGCAGCGGATCAAGGAAAAGGTCAACGAAGTTTCTGAAATGTGGAATGGCTAATGAGCACGTCAGTTTGCCTCGGTGTGGAAGAGATTCACGTTTTGCTGGCAGGTCAAATGGAGCCTAGTCTACTGAGTGAGGCTGAGCAGCATTTATCTGCTTGTGATCATTGTCGGGCAAAGCTGGAAAACCAAATAGGGGATTCGCTTTGGTGGGGGGAAGCCGAGAGGTCTCTGCGTTCGGCAGAAAATAATCAAGCGGAAGTATCAGGCAATGAACCTCCAAATGTTGCTTGGTTGGAACTTCTCGGGCCGACCGATGATCCTGATTTTCTGGGACGTATAGGCCCGTACGAAATTGTGGGCTTGTTAGGGCAGGGGGGGCATGGGAACGGTTTTCAAGAGTTTCGATCGTAGCCTGAACCGTTTTGTCTCGCTTAAGGTGATGCTTCCTCATCTTGCTGCTTCCGCCGCAGCTCGAAAAAGATTTGCGCGAGAAGCACGGGCGGCAGCAGCTGTCGTGAACGATCATGTCCTGCCCATTTATGGTGTCGATCAGTGGCAGGGAATTCCCTATTTGGTTTCGCAGTATATTTCTGGGCAAAGTCTGCAGAAGCGATTGAACCAAGAGGGCCCGCTGGAATTAAAAGAGATTTTGCGAATTGGTTTGCAAGCCGAGCGAGGCTTGGCAGCAGCACATGCTCAAGGGCTTGTTCACCGAGATGTCAAACCATCGAATATTTTGCTGGATGGCACGGTTGAACGGGCTTTGCTTACCGATTTTGGCCTGGCCCGTGCTGTCGACGATGCTTCGCTAACGTGCAGCGGTTTTCTTGCCGGAACGCCTCAATATATGTCGCCGGAACAGTCCCGCGGTGAAGCGGTTGATCAGCGAAGCGACTTGTTCAGTCTCGGTGGGTTGCTCTATGCCATGGCCACGGGAAATCCACCCTTCCAAGCCGAAACATCGCTGGGAGTATTGAGGCTGATTAACGAACAAGATTCAAAGCGGCTTAAAGAAGTTAATTCGAAGCTACTGGTCTGGCTGCAGACATTGATCGATAAGTTAATGGCAAAACAGCCAGAGGATCGTTTTCAATCCGCTGACGAAGTGGCAAATTTGCTTGAGCAGTGCCTGGCCCATTTGCAGCAACCGAATCATGCCGAGATTCCCAGCGAGCTTCTGCCAAAGTCCCGCTGGCTTTCCGCTGGAATGTTTCGGGTTGGTATATGGGGGATTCTTCTGGCTACCCTTTTCGGTGGCGGCGCATTTGCATGGCAAGCGGCCAGTGAGCCTGCCGATCCCATTGAGGGAAACTGGAACGGCGAGAGCTGGGGAAACATCTCACTGCAACGAGATGAGTTCGATAACCTACGCGGCACATTCGTTGAAAAGGATTCTCAAGCCAAGGGAACGTTCACCATAGAATGGTCTCGCATTCAGCAGCGTTACATCGGGCCTTGGAGAAATGAAAAAGGAGCCCGTGGGAAGCTTTCGTTACGAGTCGTCAGTGGCGAAATTCGCGGAGCAAGAACTGCACGTCAGGGGAAAGACGATGGCAGCTCACCCAATTTGCCTGCACTCGGAGATTTCCGTTGGATGCGGGCGATCGAAGCGAAGCAAATGACGGCAACCGAAGTCGCGGAAGCGGTCTACCAGGCAATTTATGAACAGAATATCCCCAATATAAAACGGCACTTAGCCAAGCAAAATGCTATGCCGTCAGATAGCACAGGATGGGTGAGCCATGTTGCAAAAACGATATCAAGTCTTTCGCCGCATCATCCCAAGGTGATTGTGGAGTCCGATCGAGCGGTCGCGGTTTTTAACTCGATGAAGTCACCCGCAGAGATGCGATTTCAAGAAGGGGAGGACCGTCTTGGTGAGAGGTGCCATTTTGTCATTGAGCTAAATCGCCTCAATGGAGTGTGGTCTGTTTGGAATATCAATCTTTGGTCTGAAGCCAAGGTAAAGCAGTGGCAGGAGGAGGTCATTCAAAGAGTGATAGCTCGGCAGCAGCGTCCCAAGCCTCGTCCGACCATTCATTTAGCGGCTCCTTCGAGCGAGGCAGAGAAAGCGTTGGCGGCGTTGGAGTTGGTTTTCTTTCAGGACAAGGCACGGCGGAAAGTGCCAGCGATTCTCGTTGGTACAGAAAGTGGAACGTTGGCTATTACTTCTAGGCTTGCGGTCTCCGCTCCGAAGGAGTTGCCCCGTGCGACCGATCAGGTTTTTATTGATGCT
The Bremerella cremea DNA segment above includes these coding regions:
- a CDS encoding RNA polymerase sigma factor → MSLWPETSESLICRVKDPQDEMAWNQFMAIYRPVIYRLAKAKGLQHADVEDLVQRVFVSLAGSLADWKPTASGPAFRNWLGRIAKNAILNALARAKPDQAAGSTTVNDLLNDWPADSASEEDLLRESRLQAFRWATEQIEGEFNEPTWFMFQETAIKGRPVAEVAGQVGKSAGAVYIARCRVMQRIKEKVNEVSEMWNG
- a CDS encoding serine/threonine-protein kinase → MGTVFKSFDRSLNRFVSLKVMLPHLAASAAARKRFAREARAAAAVVNDHVLPIYGVDQWQGIPYLVSQYISGQSLQKRLNQEGPLELKEILRIGLQAERGLAAAHAQGLVHRDVKPSNILLDGTVERALLTDFGLARAVDDASLTCSGFLAGTPQYMSPEQSRGEAVDQRSDLFSLGGLLYAMATGNPPFQAETSLGVLRLINEQDSKRLKEVNSKLLVWLQTLIDKLMAKQPEDRFQSADEVANLLEQCLAHLQQPNHAEIPSELLPKSRWLSAGMFRVGIWGILLATLFGGGAFAWQAASEPADPIEGNWNGESWGNISLQRDEFDNLRGTFVEKDSQAKGTFTIEWSRIQQRYIGPWRNEKGARGKLSLRVVSGEIRGARTARQGKDDGSSPNLPALGDFRWMRAIEAKQMTATEVAEAVYQAIYEQNIPNIKRHLAKQNAMPSDSTGWVSHVAKTISSLSPHHPKVIVESDRAVAVFNSMKSPAEMRFQEGEDRLGERCHFVIELNRLNGVWSVWNINLWSEAKVKQWQEEVIQRVIARQQRPKPRPTIHLAAPSSEAEKALAALELVFFQDKARRKVPAILVGTESGTLAITSRLAVSAPKELPRATDQVFIDAPGNSPVEATYFPRGSTKELFFYHTAEQLSDFPLGEIATLRVGDKVSVVQPGSRMIILSDAAIVTKQNAWMYRVVSQQRNEMEEYRDLVVVDANLPPGTVVFKEGQLAGIVLCNKGEGKVESFVVPARRIQEAVQQLRDSKP